A part of Pectobacterium cacticida genomic DNA contains:
- a CDS encoding DUF1488 domain-containing protein: MNQAIQFPDRESWDEKVMAIRFPVLVNGFQQECLVSAELLQQRYGGNSPEQWLSLFREYRWDLEDELEKMIVAEEWDDEGYYSLS; the protein is encoded by the coding sequence GTGAATCAGGCGATCCAGTTCCCTGACCGCGAAAGTTGGGATGAAAAGGTCATGGCGATCCGCTTTCCCGTTTTAGTGAATGGCTTTCAGCAGGAATGTTTAGTGAGTGCAGAGCTGCTTCAGCAACGCTATGGTGGTAATAGCCCTGAACAGTGGCTGTCGCTGTTCAGGGAATATCGATGGGACCTTGAAGATGAATTGGAGAAAATGATCGTTGCTGAAGAATGGGATGATGAAGGTTACTACTCGTTGTCCTGA
- the aroE gene encoding shikimate dehydrogenase produces MSEVTSFAVFGNPIAHSKSPRIHELFAAQTGITLTYERVLASLDDFEQMLRQYFLDGAWGANVTAPFKERAFAEADEHSERAALAGAVNTLKRLSDGRLFGDNTDGIGLLSDLQRLALVKPSDRVLLVGAGGAARGVIQPLLSYGCTVVLTNRTFSKADDLVKVFSGVGEIKAVALDELHSQSFDLIINATSSGIYDSIPNLPPELISSKTCCYDMFYLPQLTPFLSWCVQHGATRYADGLGMLVGQAAHAFKLWHGVMPDVEPVIDLLEQELTT; encoded by the coding sequence GTGTCTGAAGTAACGTCTTTTGCAGTTTTTGGTAATCCGATTGCGCATAGTAAATCACCTCGCATACATGAGTTATTTGCTGCCCAGACGGGGATAACGTTGACGTACGAGCGTGTTTTAGCGTCTCTGGATGATTTTGAGCAAATGCTACGCCAATATTTTCTCGATGGTGCTTGGGGTGCTAACGTGACTGCGCCCTTCAAAGAGCGCGCCTTTGCCGAAGCCGATGAGCATAGCGAACGCGCGGCGCTAGCTGGGGCGGTCAATACATTGAAGAGGCTGAGTGACGGTCGCCTGTTTGGTGATAATACGGATGGCATTGGTTTACTCAGCGATCTGCAGCGATTGGCGCTGGTGAAGCCGTCGGATCGTGTGTTGCTGGTGGGGGCTGGTGGCGCGGCTCGTGGGGTTATCCAGCCTTTGCTGTCTTATGGCTGTACGGTTGTGCTGACGAATAGGACTTTTTCCAAGGCTGATGATTTGGTTAAGGTTTTCAGTGGTGTTGGGGAAATTAAAGCTGTTGCCCTAGACGAGTTACATAGTCAGTCGTTCGATCTGATCATTAATGCGACATCTTCTGGGATATATGACAGTATTCCTAACTTACCGCCAGAACTCATCTCGTCGAAAACGTGCTGTTATGACATGTTCTATCTGCCGCAATTGACACCTTTTTTGTCATGGTGTGTACAGCATGGTGCTACCCGTTATGCAGATGGCTTGGGAATGTTGGTAGGGCAAGCGGCACATGCGTTCAAGCTTTGGCATGGCGTTATGCCTGATGTGGAACCCGTGATCGATTTACTAGAGCAAGAGCTTACGACGTGA
- a CDS encoding gamma carbonic anhydrase family protein gives MNAKTFRRYNGISPVLGERVMVDHSSVVVGKVTLGNDVSIWPLVAIRGDVNYITIGARSNIQDGSVLHITHCSEKRPEGYPLIIGEDVTVGHKAMLHGCQIGNRVLVGMGSILLDGVIVEDDVMIGAGSLVPPGKRLETGHLYLGSPVKKIRPLTQEEIEGLIYSANNYVRWKDEYLAQDNE, from the coding sequence ATGAATGCAAAAACATTCCGTCGTTATAACGGCATTTCTCCCGTTTTAGGCGAAAGAGTCATGGTCGATCATTCTAGCGTGGTGGTTGGCAAGGTAACACTAGGCAATGATGTCAGTATCTGGCCACTTGTCGCCATACGTGGCGATGTTAACTACATCACTATTGGTGCGAGAAGTAATATTCAGGATGGATCAGTACTCCACATTACCCACTGTTCAGAGAAAAGACCAGAAGGTTACCCGCTTATTATTGGGGAAGATGTCACGGTGGGCCATAAAGCGATGCTGCATGGTTGCCAAATAGGAAATCGGGTTTTGGTAGGAATGGGGTCAATACTTCTGGATGGCGTAATTGTTGAAGATGATGTCATGATTGGTGCTGGTAGCCTGGTCCCTCCAGGAAAACGACTAGAAACGGGACATCTATACCTCGGCAGCCCAGTCAAAAAAATTAGGCCTCTGACACAAGAAGAAATAGAAGGATTGATTTACTCGGCAAACAACTATGTTCGTTGGAAAGATGAATATCTCGCTCAGGACAACGAGTAG
- the hdfR gene encoding HTH-type transcriptional regulator HdfR, with product MDTELLKTFLEVSRTRHFGRAAESLYLTQSAVSFRIRQLETQLGANLFTRHRNNIRLTPAGERLLPYAESLISTWQIAKKEVARSQQHSQLSVGATASLWEAYLTPWLQSLYQQHPLLQLEARIALRHSLVKQLHERQLDLLITTEQPKMEELASQLLGNFSLSLFAAETHPPGQEFTYIKLEWGADFHQQDHRLLTSDQLPVLTTTSAHLTRQLLKTTGGCAFLPSHWLQAYPSLRLVGDGLPVVRPFYAVWLQNSDQQTMIRQLLKTPIVIYP from the coding sequence GTGGATACCGAATTATTGAAAACCTTTCTGGAAGTCAGCAGGACAAGACACTTTGGTCGTGCCGCCGAATCTCTGTATTTAACGCAGTCGGCAGTGAGTTTTAGGATTCGCCAACTAGAGACTCAACTTGGTGCCAATCTGTTCACTCGCCACCGGAACAATATACGTTTGACCCCCGCAGGAGAACGGTTGCTGCCATATGCTGAAAGCCTGATTAGTACCTGGCAGATCGCTAAAAAAGAAGTCGCTCGTTCCCAGCAACACAGCCAGCTTTCAGTGGGGGCAACGGCTTCTCTATGGGAAGCATACCTAACGCCCTGGTTACAATCTCTGTACCAGCAGCATCCACTGCTACAACTAGAAGCACGTATTGCCTTACGTCATTCACTTGTAAAACAACTTCACGAACGCCAATTAGATCTCCTGATTACGACCGAACAACCCAAAATGGAAGAGTTGGCAAGCCAGTTGCTAGGAAATTTTTCTCTTTCGCTATTCGCTGCAGAAACTCACCCCCCTGGACAAGAATTCACCTATATAAAATTGGAATGGGGCGCCGACTTTCACCAGCAAGATCATCGTCTATTAACCAGCGATCAACTCCCCGTTTTGACAACGACATCGGCTCATTTAACTCGCCAACTACTTAAAACAACTGGAGGATGTGCATTTTTGCCTAGCCATTGGCTACAAGCATACCCAAGTTTGCGCTTAGTCGGAGATGGCTTGCCCGTTGTACGCCCATTTTATGCAGTTTGGCTACAAAACAGCGATCAGCAGACGATGATTCGTCAGTTACTAAAAACACCTATTGTGATTTATCCATAA